The genomic stretch TCGAGGAGAAAGAGTATTGTTGGTTAGGCCTCCTTGTTTACCCATGAGAACAATGAATAGTGTGAGTAAGAAAGTCTAGCTAAAGAACCTACATAGTCTAATGTGCCCTAAGATACTCGAGCAATAAATCCCACCACAGAATCCGCCCTTAAATCCGATATTTTTTAAAgtccatttttataaaaaaatataataatgatgaGATTGTAACTCATGCTAAGtgtaattattgtaatttaGAATTTAAGTACAACAAGAGTGTCAAGAGAGAAGGACATGACACACTTAGTAGacatataaagaagaagaagaagcatccGAACATGCTAAGATAACCTCAGGAAAAATCTCAAATACAATTCGCTATGGATGAAGGTGCAGATTTTCactcttttttatttacattttcttAAGCAAGATTTACCAACAAAATTGTGGAGAAATTTTTCGTGGAGCATTTGCTATTTAACTTCGCTGAGTAATGTCAAGTGTAAGAGTGCATCCTGAGACATTGAAACCGGTATGCGAAAATGCTTTCAAGGAGGATGATTCAAAGAACAACTTTTAGATAAACATGATAAAgaacaactttgtgagtattttcACGCTTATATCtcttatatttctttatatgctGATATATCGACTAATGTATTTcttgaaaattcttttatgggtattaGAGTGCATTGGACTAATGACTTGTGGAAAATCTAATAATGAGTCATTGCTTTTAGGGTATTCATTGAGGTCCATACCGCCGATAATATTTATAGGATGATTCGTGGATCATCAAAGAATATGGTTTgacttttaagatttttttcaatttcatttgatAATGCCTATACTAATACAATCTCAATTAGACCTCTAAAACAATATCTAAGGCTTTCATTTGGGGCAAGTATTTTCATATTAGATATGCTTGTCAATGTAttgaacttatgtgtgcaaACTGGGCTAGAGTTTTTAGAACATTTTGTAAGACCAATTAGAGATGTGGTATCATATATAGGAAGGAACATGACCCTACAAAAATAATGGGCTCGTTACTATAGAGCAAATAACGTGAATGCTAAAAAGTTCTGAAAGATGTTAAACTAGATGGAATTCTACTTATCAACTTCTTAATGTGATATTTCCATATAAGACATTGTTGATTACTTTAGTTAATGATGCTTTgcttagttttaatttatttgaatatcaatAGAATGTTGCTTCCAGAGTTATAGATTTGCTTTCTATGTTTAATACAGCTACAAATGTATTTTTGCAAGTTTATTTTCTCATtacacatttatttttataaggtGTAATTAATGTTGCTAAGCAATTGTGGAAGTTTAGATTAGTTGCTCAATTAGTCATGGGCCTTGTAGAAATGAAGGCCAAGTGGTTGAGCTATTATAGAGATCTACTTTATGTTACTTTAGTTGCATTTGTTTTAGTTCTTAAGCAGAAATTAGAAGGTTAATCTGTATATTTAGAAGCATATTACATGTTCTTAGGACTTAATGGAGGTCAAGATTCCCAAATTACAACTCATGAATGAGTTAGAGACTCAATAGTCTGCACCAAAGTCCAGCATCTTTATAGATGTTAATGCAATTATTAGTGATATTaggtcataatttttttaaaattttttagagttGTTCTCGTTATGGCCATGTAGTTCCACAAGTTGCAACGAGGTGATAGGACATTCCAGAAATAGTTGGAGATAATCATTTCGGCAAGGGCAAGCGAAGAAGAAGCAGAGGGGTTCGCAAGACATAGAGGTCAACCTGTACTTGAACACAACCTTTTAGTTCTCTGAAGACATTAACGTAGATATGACCTATCGCTACCAAatattcaaattcaattttGCATAGATGATGGAAGCTTGTACAAGTTTGACAGCAAGAAGTAGAGATGAAAATTCCAAACACGAGTGGCTTCTTATTTACtaataacatgatgagcacaacaATTGTCCCTAACACCGAGTAATCAAAATCTAACATTGACAAACAGGTACGTGGATGACAACTCCACTCCAACGTAAAAGAACTACGTTATACCTTTGACTCCTCTCATACCCAAAAGTATATATAAGCAACATAAGTAATGAGTTACGTACAAggccctcatttttttttaaaaaattatttaaagctATTATAAGTTATTctgagttattttattttattttattataatttttaaggatttttttttataaattttctattaagtttttctataattttcaactattttattaaattctattttgtatatttaaaaataaaaaataaaaactcgaTGGCTGATATGTGAATTGACGCGTAAGTGGGTGGCCTCAAGCTACTTTCTGGTAAACTTTTCACTTtactttaatataaaataattaaaccatttaactattatctaatttaatttttatagttaaCTAATTCACTTTACCTATTATACacctttttgtaaaaataattaaatatttaaattaaataatgtactttttatataaaataaacaattatataacaaaaggaaaaggaagaggAGGCGGGGGTGTTGGGGGTTGAAAATACACATTGAGCCCTTTCATCCTTATAGCTTGatctaaaaaacaaaatataaagacTAATTTTCATAAGCACAATAGCCCTTTCATCTTTATAGcttgagcaaaaaaaaaaaaaaattttgatcctTGAAAACCATCAAAGAACCTtacataatattatcaaaatacaaCTGTGGTGATCATTTTGGATTATTATGCAGGACTTACAGACTAGGCAAAAAATCACCCATGGATGCTCTTTTCATTCCAAAAAGTAACAAGAGACCATGTTTGTGTGATTCTGCACCACAAAAAGAGAGTGTGCTTGCAAGCATCCAACATTGTCTTGCAACCAATGATTTGAAGTTCTTTCACATGAAATCCCTGGCAGCATTTATGTGCACAAAAAGATATTTAACATATTATGGGAGAAACTAATTACACAAGCTTTACAACAAAAAACATTAAGTATGCTCAAACCCAAACCAAAATTGCCAAGAAACAGTGATTTTCCCAATGCAAAATCAAAGCAAgtttacaaaaaaaatggaatttgAATTAGTTAAAAGAAAGGAGTTAGCAAAAGGATCAGTATGTTCAATGACTAGGAAATCATTTCAACAGCTCTACATGGTTTCTCACATAGCACATAAGAAAGATCAAAAAGTCACATCAACTACACACAGAGTACCATAATCAGAACCTGCAGTTATCAGATTGCCTTCTTTATCCCAAGAGAGATTATAAATTGAAGTGTCACAGGAGTTGTAGGACTTCATAATTTTCCCATATCTGATATTCCATATGAGTAAACACTTATCATCTGATGCGCTTGCCAAATACTCACCATCTGGACGAAACTCTAATTCAATTACAGCAGCCCTGGTTCTCAAAATGATATGAATTTGCACATCAAAGTATGCTAAAATATGTATCGGAGTATCAGTTGGAAATTTTATGATCAGGGTACCTGTGACCATTGAAGCAGTAGAGGAGCTGCCCATGAAAACAATCCCATACTTTCACTGTTTTGTCTTTGGAACCACTGACATTTGACAGGATCATATAAACCgtcaaagaaaagatgaaaaaaaaaaattattcaaaattatagaATGATGATATATCAATCAAAGCATTGTAACATGTGGAAGATGTGAATTTGGAAGCGGGAGAGGATTCTGTGTAAATTTTGGCCAGAAACATATCCAAGCAAACTCCACAACTTTCTTTTACTCTTGATCGATTTTGATTCTTCTCTATGGATTTACTCTACGGGAAACTAAGATAGAGATACCAAACAAGGCTAGCTGTAGGGATTATTGCACATGTATAATTATTTCAGATACTATGAATTATACAAGAAAATTTGGCTATATAAACAAAGAGATCCATTGACTTTCACATGACagttatttttcttcaattattttttaaatttttagaaggAAGGGCTCTTAGGtgcttaataaattaaattttacacaAGTACTTGGAAAAAATTTTGGTTCATAAACATCATTCATAGAACCATGTCAATCATAAAATCAAGTTTCAGTCAACAACTTAAACAGACATGAAGTAAACAGTAAGGCATGattgaaacaagaaaaaaagaaaaaaagaggacaTAGCCTACCTAGCAAGAACACAGTAGGGCTTGTTGATGTTTTTGCTACATGGGCCAGTAGGGCTCCATCTAACAGTGTGTACTATCTgaagatgaaattaaacaaatcaTTCCAGTATAGTCATACAGAATGACcaacaatgaaaagaaaaggccTACACCTCATTATGCACTAGATCATGTAGCCATTCATCTTGATCCAGGGCCCAAATCTGGAGACAAAATCACATAAATTCTGGAAATGGCCCTGAACAACTTTTAGtttataatgaaagaaaaaggcGAGACTagttattagttattatataaataactcTGCTTCAAATAAGATAACTGAAATCAGTGAAGAGGGAGGTTACCCAATATCCCTCctggattttattaaataaataaaagaaaagaagagtcaACCAAAACATACAGAGCAGTCCAGCCCACAAGATCCCCTTTTATAACCTTGGGTGGGTAAAAGTTACACAGCATTATTCTCGTGGAAGAGAAGCTGTTACATATGCCACCACTTCTAAATGAAAAGATGGACATACCAAGAGCATTCTTGATGCCCGATCATAAGCTAGAAAAGCTAGACATAAGCTTTCATTACAATGCGACAGAATTGCAGAAGTCAGGTTATCATGCCCTGATCAGCAGGAACGCGCAAAATCCGGTAGCAAAGCCCATGGATGCCAAAAGTGAGACCAGGCGTCATATAAAGGATTTACATCTTTTGCATATGGAATGATTAAAACAAGTGCTGGAATTACAACAAACCTTTGTTTCACTTTTTAATTCGCCATTGGACATGTAAGGTTTAGTGCACACTGCACATGCAAAATCTTATTGGATACCATCATTAGAAGTCAA from Dioscorea cayenensis subsp. rotundata cultivar TDr96_F1 unplaced genomic scaffold, TDr96_F1_v2_PseudoChromosome.rev07_lg8_w22 25.fasta BLBR01000216.1, whole genome shotgun sequence encodes the following:
- the LOC120253812 gene encoding WD40 repeat-containing protein HOS15-like encodes the protein MEEPYHCMFAACLKGQEKFAFTTLESLKPVKTFSGYQYRLTFMVSRRNPTAGVCWLHTLASAMTIKIWALDQDEWLHDLVHNEIVHTVRWSPTGPCSKNINKPYCVLASGSKDKTVKVWDCFHGQLLYCFNGHRAAVIELEFRPDGEYLASASDDKCLLIWNIRYGKIMKSYNSCDTSIYNLSWDKEGNLITAGSDYGTLCVVDVTF